In Flavivirga abyssicola, the following are encoded in one genomic region:
- a CDS encoding tetratricopeptide repeat protein, producing the protein MATYNKRGYKPKNKVEKEQNIEADSTTAEVFNTLDETASKTEEFVQKNQKYIFVIIGLVAVIVLGSLGYKEFIAKPKQESAMNDMFQAQKYFDQAVTGVEKDSLYNLALNGGEGKFGMLDIIEEYSGTPSANLASYYAGTAYLRLKDYKKAVEHLENFKSDDEILAPIAKGNIGDAFVQLNQPEEALGYYEQAAEMRNNEYTTPMYLFKAGAIALDLGKADKALTYFKGIKEDYPNSTEASKVDVFIGKAQVLAGK; encoded by the coding sequence ATGGCGACTTATAATAAAAGAGGATACAAACCTAAAAATAAAGTAGAGAAAGAGCAAAACATTGAGGCAGACTCTACAACGGCAGAGGTTTTCAATACACTGGATGAAACTGCATCAAAAACAGAAGAGTTCGTTCAAAAGAATCAGAAATACATTTTTGTAATTATTGGACTTGTTGCAGTAATTGTTTTAGGGTCTTTAGGGTATAAAGAATTTATAGCGAAACCTAAGCAAGAATCAGCAATGAATGATATGTTTCAAGCTCAAAAATATTTTGATCAAGCCGTTACTGGTGTTGAAAAAGACTCCTTGTATAATTTAGCTTTAAATGGTGGTGAAGGAAAATTTGGGATGTTGGATATTATAGAAGAGTACAGTGGTACACCTTCTGCTAATTTAGCAAGCTATTATGCAGGAACAGCTTATTTAAGATTAAAAGATTACAAAAAAGCAGTAGAGCATTTAGAGAATTTTAAAAGCGATGACGAAATATTAGCACCTATAGCTAAAGGAAATATTGGTGATGCTTTTGTGCAGTTAAATCAGCCGGAAGAAGCTTTAGGGTATTATGAGCAAGCAGCAGAAATGCGTAATAATGAATATACAACGCCAATGTATTTATTTAAAGCTGGAGCCATTGCTTTGGATTTAGGAAAAGCGGATAAGGCATTGACTTATTTTAAAGGAATTAAAGAGGATTACCCTAATTCAACTGAGGCGTCTAAAGTAGATGTGTTTATAGGTAAAGCTCAAGTATTGGCAGGTAAATAA
- the recF gene encoding DNA replication/repair protein RecF (All proteins in this family for which functions are known are DNA-binding proteins that assist the filamentation of RecA onto DNA for the initiation of recombination or recombinational repair.): protein MILKSLSLLNYKNFDSKSFTFNDKINCIVGNNGIGKTNVLDAIYHLSFGKSYFNPVATQNIKHDEDFFVINGDYEKNDQTEKIIISLKRGKKKVIKRNAKAYEKFSEHIGFLPLVIISPADRDLIIEGSDTRRKFIDSVISQGDKTYLNHLIKYNKTLAQRNALLKYFALNHTFNNDTLEVYNNQLTEFGTLIFEKRDAFLKEFIPIFKSRYEAISNGNEIVNLKYHSDLFEADLNTLLKNIINKDKALQYTSVGIHKDDLHFNINGYPIKKFGSQGQQKSFLIALKLAQFDFIKAQSGVNPILLLDDIFDKLDEQRVAQIIKLVDDENFGQLFISDTHAERTEAVVKQVHQSYEIFKL, encoded by the coding sequence ATGATTTTAAAATCACTTTCGTTACTCAATTATAAAAACTTTGACAGTAAGTCATTTACTTTCAATGATAAAATAAATTGCATCGTTGGTAATAATGGTATTGGAAAAACCAATGTACTTGATGCCATCTATCACTTATCTTTTGGTAAAAGTTATTTTAATCCTGTAGCGACTCAAAACATAAAACATGATGAAGACTTTTTTGTAATCAATGGTGATTACGAAAAAAACGACCAAACCGAAAAAATAATTATTAGCCTTAAGCGAGGCAAAAAAAAAGTGATTAAGCGAAATGCTAAAGCTTACGAAAAGTTTAGCGAACACATTGGTTTTTTACCTTTAGTTATTATTTCGCCAGCCGACAGAGATTTAATTATAGAAGGTAGTGATACTCGACGAAAGTTTATAGATAGTGTTATTTCCCAAGGTGATAAAACCTATTTAAACCACTTAATTAAGTATAACAAAACACTGGCCCAACGCAATGCATTACTTAAATACTTTGCATTAAACCATACTTTTAATAACGATACTTTAGAAGTTTACAACAATCAATTAACAGAATTTGGCACGCTTATTTTTGAAAAAAGAGACGCTTTTTTAAAGGAATTTATTCCCATTTTTAAATCGCGTTACGAAGCTATAAGTAATGGTAATGAAATAGTTAATTTAAAATATCATAGCGATTTATTTGAAGCTGATTTAAACACGCTTTTAAAAAATATAATTAATAAAGACAAGGCATTACAGTATACTAGTGTTGGCATTCATAAAGATGACTTACACTTTAATATAAACGGGTATCCCATCAAAAAATTTGGAAGTCAAGGACAACAAAAATCATTTTTAATCGCTTTAAAATTAGCACAGTTCGATTTTATTAAAGCGCAAAGTGGTGTAAATCCTATTTTATTATTAGATGATATTTTTGATAAATTAGATGAACAACGTGTCGCTCAAATCATTAAATTAGTGGATGATGAAAATTTTGGTCAATTGTTTATAAGTGATACACATGCTGAACGTACAGAAGCTGTTGTAAAACAAGTGCATCAATCTTATGAAATTTTCAAGCTGTAA
- a CDS encoding DUF721 domain-containing protein, translating to MAKRNNEHISISDALKEFVETNKLEKGLNKVNVADAWANLMGNGVNNYTASVNLEHNTLYVQLTSSVLREELSYGKQKIINMLNEELGKEIIKKLVLR from the coding sequence ATGGCAAAACGTAATAATGAACATATCAGCATAAGTGATGCATTAAAAGAATTTGTGGAAACCAATAAACTAGAAAAAGGTTTAAACAAAGTTAATGTAGCTGATGCCTGGGCAAACCTTATGGGCAATGGTGTAAATAATTATACGGCATCTGTAAACTTAGAGCATAACACACTTTATGTGCAACTAACCTCCAGTGTTCTTAGAGAAGAATTAAGTTATGGCAAACAAAAAATAATTAACATGCTTAACGAAGAGTTAGGAAAAGAAATCATTAAGAAACTGGTACTCCGTTAA
- a CDS encoding cold-shock protein, whose product MSKGTVKFFNDSKGFGFIVEDDNNKEHFVHISGLIDEIREGDAVEFDLQEGRKGLNAVNVKVI is encoded by the coding sequence ATGAGTAAAGGTACCGTAAAATTTTTCAATGACTCTAAAGGTTTTGGATTCATCGTTGAAGACGACAACAACAAAGAACATTTCGTACACATTTCAGGACTTATCGATGAAATTCGTGAAGGTGATGCAGTAGAATTCGATCTACAAGAAGGTAGAAAAGGATTAAACGCCGTAAACGTAAAAGTAATCTAA
- a CDS encoding nucleoside-diphosphate kinase, whose amino-acid sequence MATNRTFTMLKPDAVEKGHIGAILEKISASGFRIVAMKLTQMTKADAEAFYAIHNERPFFGDLVEYMTRGPIVAAILEKDNAVDDFRTLIGATNPADAAEGTIRKLYAASIGENAVHGSDSDDNAAIEGAFHFSGREMF is encoded by the coding sequence ATGGCAACAAATAGAACATTTACAATGCTTAAGCCAGATGCTGTTGAGAAAGGACACATCGGTGCAATATTAGAAAAAATTTCAGCTTCAGGATTTAGAATCGTAGCAATGAAATTAACACAAATGACAAAAGCTGATGCTGAAGCATTTTATGCAATACATAACGAACGTCCATTTTTTGGAGATTTAGTTGAATATATGACACGTGGTCCTATTGTTGCAGCGATTTTAGAAAAAGACAATGCGGTTGATGATTTTAGAACATTAATAGGGGCTACTAACCCTGCTGATGCTGCTGAGGGAACAATCCGTAAGTTATATGCAGCTTCTATTGGAGAAAATGCAGTACATGGTAGTGATAGTGACGATAATGCGGCTATAGAAGGTGCTTTCCATTTTTCTGGTAGAGAGATGTTTTAG
- a CDS encoding DHH family phosphoesterase yields the protein MNRQDITSIKQLLSTPKKIVIVPHKNPDGDAIGSTLGLYHYLIKGNHQVNVLVPNDYPTFLKWIPGNDTILKHDSQTKACDALIEAADIIFTLDFNAFHRTGSMETVLANSSALKIMIDHHQAPDDYATYMFSDVTMSSTCEMVYHFIDMLGDTDLIDANISTCLYVGIMTDTGSFRFLSTTSKTHQIVAQLIEKGANNTEIHNNVYDTNSYERLQLLGCALSNLKVIPEAKTAYITLSQEELYKYDYKKGDTEGVVNYALSLKDTVLAAIFIEDKQEGIIKISLRSKGNFSVNELSRAHFGGGGHTNAAGGKSHLSMEDTVAKFISILPSYNKALNNE from the coding sequence ATGAACAGACAAGACATTACTAGTATAAAACAATTATTATCTACTCCAAAAAAGATTGTAATTGTACCACATAAAAATCCAGATGGAGATGCTATTGGTTCAACACTTGGGTTATATCACTACCTTATAAAAGGCAATCACCAGGTAAATGTTTTAGTTCCCAATGACTATCCTACTTTCTTAAAATGGATTCCAGGTAATGACACTATTTTAAAGCATGATTCCCAAACTAAAGCATGTGATGCACTAATTGAAGCTGCAGATATTATATTTACCCTAGATTTTAATGCATTTCATAGAACAGGTAGTATGGAAACTGTTTTAGCAAATAGCAGTGCTTTAAAAATTATGATTGATCATCATCAAGCACCAGATGATTACGCTACATATATGTTTAGCGATGTTACAATGAGTTCTACCTGCGAAATGGTATATCATTTTATTGATATGCTAGGTGATACAGACTTAATTGATGCTAATATTTCAACTTGCTTGTATGTAGGTATAATGACCGATACTGGATCATTCAGATTTTTATCTACAACCAGTAAAACACACCAAATCGTAGCCCAACTTATTGAAAAAGGAGCTAATAATACTGAAATTCATAATAATGTTTACGATACCAATAGCTATGAACGGTTGCAGCTCTTAGGGTGCGCGTTAAGCAATTTAAAAGTTATTCCCGAAGCAAAAACAGCTTACATAACCCTTTCTCAGGAAGAATTATATAAGTACGATTATAAAAAAGGAGACACAGAAGGCGTTGTAAATTATGCTTTGTCTTTAAAAGACACTGTGCTTGCCGCTATTTTTATTGAAGATAAACAAGAAGGCATTATAAAAATATCATTACGCTCAAAAGGTAATTTCTCTGTTAACGAATTATCAAGAGCACATTTTGGAGGTGGTGGTCATACCAATGCTGCAGGAGGAAAAAGTCATTTATCAATGGAGGATACAGTTGCTAAATTTATTAGTATATTGCCTAGTTATAATAAAGCCCTAAATAATGAATAA
- the gldI gene encoding gliding motility-associated peptidyl-prolyl isomerase GldI: MNKLLTLTVVLLALHCKTPEARRPVSVKTGSFIDASVERNKRRFANEQVSIEKIMQEQDNNYLASESGFWYYYNNKTEIDTLKTPLFGDIINYNYNVKALNGSLIYSKEDIKTQTYAMDKEELFTGLREGLKLMKTGETATFIFPSQKAYGYYGDENKIGSNTPIICEVTVNSITQNQTN; encoded by the coding sequence ATGAATAAACTATTAACATTAACCGTTGTCTTACTGGCATTACACTGCAAAACACCCGAAGCAAGACGTCCCGTTTCTGTAAAAACGGGTTCATTTATAGATGCCTCAGTTGAGCGTAATAAAAGGCGCTTTGCCAACGAGCAAGTTTCCATAGAAAAAATTATGCAAGAGCAAGACAATAATTACTTAGCCTCTGAGAGTGGTTTTTGGTATTATTACAATAATAAAACAGAAATTGATACTTTAAAAACACCTCTCTTTGGAGATATTATAAACTATAATTATAACGTAAAAGCTTTAAATGGCAGCTTAATATATTCAAAAGAAGATATTAAAACGCAAACCTATGCTATGGATAAAGAAGAATTATTTACAGGGTTACGTGAAGGTTTAAAACTAATGAAAACTGGTGAAACTGCTACCTTTATATTCCCTTCGCAAAAAGCATATGGTTATTATGGCGATGAAAATAAAATAGGGAGTAACACGCCCATAATTTGTGAAGTTACAGTGAACTCAATTACCCAAAATCAAACTAATTAA
- a CDS encoding peptidylprolyl isomerase, with product MNFLKKSIKVLSITSLIILASCKAQYPDLEDGLYAEFITTEGIMVAKLEHKKAPITVANFVSLAEGTNTMVDSIYKGKKFYNGLIFHRVIDKFMIQGGDPTGTGGGSPGYKFTDEFHPDLKHDKPGILSMANSGRNTNGSQFFITEVPKPHLDNGYNIFGELVLGINIQDSISNVKTGSGDRPIKDVVIKELNIIRKGKEAKSFDAPSTFNNHFAEAERKEKEKKARKEAIIKASKEKFDKQKNEATTLSSGLQYVVTEKGNGEKLPESAEVLTHYAVYFENGKLLQTSKLEIAEALDAVNEKRKAANQYQPITAGIGPDAGMIPGFKEGLQQLSVGDKATLFIPYHLAYGEAGTRGIPGKSNIIFEVEIIELLK from the coding sequence ATGAATTTTTTAAAAAAATCTATCAAAGTTTTATCTATTACGTCTTTAATAATTTTAGCTTCATGTAAAGCACAATATCCAGACCTTGAGGATGGACTATATGCAGAATTCATTACTACAGAAGGTATTATGGTTGCTAAATTAGAGCATAAAAAAGCACCTATAACTGTTGCTAATTTTGTATCATTAGCAGAGGGTACTAATACAATGGTAGACAGTATATATAAAGGAAAAAAATTCTATAACGGACTTATTTTCCATCGGGTTATAGATAAATTTATGATTCAAGGAGGCGATCCTACAGGTACTGGAGGAGGAAGTCCTGGTTATAAATTTACAGATGAGTTTCATCCTGATTTAAAACATGATAAACCTGGTATTTTATCTATGGCAAACTCCGGACGTAACACAAATGGGAGTCAATTTTTTATTACAGAAGTTCCAAAACCTCATTTAGACAATGGATATAATATTTTTGGAGAATTGGTTCTTGGAATAAATATTCAAGATAGTATTTCTAATGTAAAAACCGGTTCTGGCGATAGGCCAATAAAAGATGTTGTTATTAAAGAACTGAACATTATTAGAAAAGGAAAAGAAGCTAAATCTTTTGATGCTCCTAGCACATTTAACAATCATTTTGCTGAAGCAGAACGTAAAGAAAAAGAAAAGAAAGCCAGAAAAGAAGCTATTATAAAAGCGTCTAAAGAGAAGTTTGATAAACAAAAAAACGAAGCCACTACATTGTCTTCAGGTTTACAATATGTTGTTACAGAAAAAGGCAATGGAGAAAAATTACCAGAAAGTGCTGAAGTACTTACGCACTATGCCGTATATTTTGAAAATGGAAAATTACTTCAAACGAGTAAACTAGAAATTGCTGAAGCTCTTGATGCTGTAAATGAAAAACGTAAAGCTGCAAACCAATACCAACCAATTACCGCAGGTATTGGTCCAGATGCTGGTATGATTCCAGGTTTTAAAGAAGGCTTACAGCAATTGAGTGTTGGAGACAAGGCAACATTATTCATTCCATATCACTTAGCATATGGAGAAGCTGGAACTAGAGGAATTCCTGGGAAATCTAATATCATTTTTGAAGTCGAAATCATAGAACTTTTAAAGTAA
- the lgt gene encoding prolipoprotein diacylglyceryl transferase — protein sequence MHALKFDWNPVTGIDIIGNFKLHFYSLMWVIAFIIGWYIMKRIFTKEKISLDYLDPLFIYTVLATMLGARLGHVLFYQSELISQDFFSIFLPFKFKGGFEFTGFQGLASHGAAIGIIIGMYLYRKKYNYKSLLWVLDRVVISVASGAVFIRIGNFINSEIIGKVTESNFGVRFIQDQYHKSHITQLTGIKDVQEAYNAVTDNPQFAELLEKVPYRHPAQLYESFCYIFVFIILWYFYSKTKKREQTGFLFGLFLILLWTIRFFVEFTKEPQGDEYINWAGLNTGQWLSIPFILIGLYFMFVYKPKTAVK from the coding sequence ATGCATGCATTAAAATTTGATTGGAATCCTGTAACTGGAATTGACATTATTGGGAATTTCAAATTACACTTCTATAGTCTTATGTGGGTCATTGCCTTTATAATAGGCTGGTATATAATGAAACGTATTTTTACTAAAGAAAAGATATCTTTAGATTATCTAGACCCTTTATTTATTTATACCGTATTAGCGACTATGCTTGGAGCACGCTTAGGACATGTTTTATTTTATCAATCAGAATTAATATCTCAAGACTTCTTTAGTATTTTTCTACCATTCAAATTTAAAGGCGGCTTTGAATTTACAGGCTTTCAAGGATTGGCTAGTCATGGTGCTGCTATTGGTATAATTATAGGGATGTACTTGTATCGAAAAAAATACAACTATAAATCATTATTATGGGTTTTAGATCGTGTTGTTATATCGGTAGCTTCTGGTGCCGTTTTTATTAGAATTGGAAACTTTATTAACTCTGAGATTATTGGAAAAGTTACCGAATCTAATTTTGGAGTTCGTTTTATTCAAGACCAGTACCATAAGAGTCATATCACACAACTCACAGGTATTAAAGACGTTCAGGAAGCTTATAATGCTGTTACAGATAATCCTCAATTTGCAGAATTATTAGAAAAAGTACCTTACAGACACCCAGCACAGTTATACGAATCTTTTTGCTATATTTTTGTGTTTATAATTTTATGGTATTTCTATTCAAAAACTAAAAAAAGAGAACAAACAGGTTTCCTTTTCGGGTTGTTTTTAATCTTGTTATGGACCATTCGTTTCTTTGTTGAATTTACAAAAGAGCCTCAGGGTGATGAATATATAAATTGGGCCGGTTTGAATACAGGACAATGGCTTAGTATCCCATTCATTCTTATTGGTTTATATTTTATGTTTGTTTACAAACCAAAAACAGCTGTTAAATAA
- a CDS encoding DUF192 domain-containing protein — protein sequence MLLPKRFSLLIFITSTGLLLNLSACKENKKTIKQTEVIFKKEGELTIFKSIDSTKITLDIEIADTDFDVQTGLMYRNSMDTKQGMLFVFEDVKERFFYMKNTKIPLDLIYINENKSIVSFQKNAKPFDESSLPSNFPAKYVLEINAGLIDTWGLSVGDSINYTED from the coding sequence ATGTTGTTACCTAAACGTTTTTCTTTATTAATTTTTATAACGTCTACTGGTTTACTTTTAAATCTTTCGGCTTGTAAAGAAAACAAAAAGACCATAAAACAGACTGAAGTTATTTTTAAGAAAGAAGGTGAACTTACCATTTTTAAGTCTATTGACTCTACAAAAATAACGTTAGATATCGAAATAGCCGATACAGATTTTGATGTTCAAACTGGATTAATGTATAGAAATTCTATGGACACAAAACAGGGGATGCTATTTGTATTTGAAGACGTAAAAGAGCGTTTCTTTTATATGAAGAACACCAAAATACCTTTAGACTTAATTTACATCAATGAAAATAAAAGTATAGTGAGCTTTCAGAAAAATGCTAAACCATTTGATGAAAGCTCTTTACCATCTAATTTTCCTGCAAAATATGTATTGGAAATTAATGCCGGTTTAATTGATACTTGGGGGCTTTCGGTTGGTGATAGTATTAATTACACGGAAGACTGA
- a CDS encoding valine--tRNA ligase → MQIPSKYEANQVESKWYDYWMKHNYFHSEPDEREPYTIVIPPPNVTGVLHMGHMLNNTIQDVLIRRARLQGKNACWVPGTDHASIATEAKVVAKLKEQGIDKNDLSRDEFLKHAWDWTHEYGGVILEQLKKLGCSCDWERTKFTMDDDMSEAVIKVFVDLYNKGLIYRGFRMVNWDPEAKTTLSDEEVIHEERQGNLYYLKYKILSEGAGASKKDLREEYLTIATTRPETIFGDTAICINPNDERFLHLRGKKAIVPICNRVIPIIEDDYVDVEFGTGCLKVTPAHDENDKNLGDKHQLEVIDIFNEDASLNSFGLHFEGQDRFVARKSVVKELEETGVLVKTETHINKVGTSERTKAVIEPRLSDQWFLKMEDLVKPAIKAVLGEDSEINLFPKKFENTYRHWMENIRDWNISRQLLWGQQIPAYYYGEGKEDFVVAETIERALELAQEKTSNSELQASDLKQDTDALDTWFSSWLWPISVFDGIRNPENEDIKYYYPTNDLVTGPDILFFWVARMIISGYEYKGEKPFKNVYLTGLVRDKQRRKMSKQLGNSPDALKLIEAYGAGGVRVGLLLSSAAGNDLMFDEALCQQGKGFGNKIWNAYRLVDGWEVDKNISQPESSKIAVEWYESKFQKALIEIEDHFSKYRLSDALMTTYKLIYDDFCGWFLEMIKPGYQQPIDAKTLKSAIAIFEDNLKIVHPFMPFLTEDIWHYITERTPEEALIVAKWPESKPINAGLIDEFEFASEVISGIRNIRKQKNIAFKDAIGFSVINNEKSHTTFDSIISKLGNLESIDYVSDAVDGALTYRVKSNEYFIPMAGSIDVEAEIKKLTEELNYTEGFLKSVQKKLSNERFVAGAPEQVVASEKKKEADALAKIETLKASLSSLH, encoded by the coding sequence ATGCAAATACCTTCAAAATATGAGGCGAATCAAGTAGAAAGTAAGTGGTATGATTACTGGATGAAGCATAATTATTTTCATTCAGAGCCAGATGAAAGAGAACCTTATACTATTGTAATACCCCCACCTAATGTAACGGGAGTCTTACATATGGGGCATATGCTTAATAACACGATTCAAGATGTGTTAATTCGTCGGGCGCGTTTGCAAGGTAAAAATGCTTGTTGGGTACCGGGTACAGATCATGCATCTATTGCTACCGAGGCAAAAGTAGTTGCTAAATTAAAAGAACAAGGTATTGATAAAAACGATTTGTCTCGCGATGAGTTTTTAAAACATGCATGGGATTGGACTCATGAATATGGAGGTGTTATTTTAGAACAGCTAAAAAAGTTAGGATGCTCTTGCGATTGGGAACGAACCAAGTTCACGATGGATGACGATATGAGTGAAGCTGTTATCAAAGTATTTGTAGATTTATACAATAAAGGATTGATTTATCGTGGTTTCCGAATGGTAAACTGGGATCCTGAAGCAAAAACAACCTTATCTGATGAAGAGGTTATTCATGAGGAACGTCAAGGGAATTTATATTATTTAAAATATAAAATCCTTTCGGAAGGAGCAGGGGCGAGTAAGAAGGATCTAAGGGAAGAATACCTAACCATAGCAACTACACGTCCTGAAACTATTTTTGGAGATACAGCCATTTGTATTAACCCCAATGATGAAAGGTTTTTGCACTTGCGTGGAAAAAAGGCCATTGTACCCATATGTAACCGTGTGATTCCTATTATTGAAGATGACTATGTAGATGTTGAATTTGGTACTGGATGTCTTAAAGTAACACCTGCACATGATGAAAACGATAAGAATTTAGGAGATAAACATCAGCTGGAAGTTATAGATATTTTTAATGAAGACGCTTCTCTAAATAGTTTTGGATTACATTTTGAAGGACAAGACCGTTTTGTAGCTAGAAAATCGGTTGTTAAAGAATTAGAGGAAACTGGTGTTTTAGTGAAAACGGAAACCCATATTAATAAAGTAGGAACTTCGGAAAGAACTAAAGCTGTTATAGAACCACGTTTAAGTGATCAGTGGTTTTTAAAAATGGAAGATTTGGTAAAACCTGCAATTAAAGCGGTTTTAGGTGAAGATTCTGAAATTAATTTGTTTCCTAAGAAATTTGAAAATACGTATCGTCACTGGATGGAGAATATTCGCGATTGGAATATTTCACGTCAATTACTTTGGGGACAACAAATTCCAGCGTATTACTACGGAGAAGGAAAAGAGGATTTTGTAGTTGCAGAGACGATTGAAAGAGCTTTGGAATTGGCACAGGAGAAGACTTCAAACTCCGAACTTCAAGCTTCGGACTTAAAACAAGATACTGATGCTTTGGATACTTGGTTTAGTTCATGGTTATGGCCAATAAGTGTTTTTGATGGGATTAGAAATCCAGAGAATGAGGATATTAAATACTATTACCCAACAAATGATTTGGTAACAGGACCAGATATTTTATTCTTTTGGGTAGCACGTATGATAATCTCAGGCTACGAATATAAAGGTGAAAAACCGTTTAAAAATGTGTATTTAACGGGTTTAGTTCGCGATAAGCAACGCCGTAAAATGTCTAAACAACTTGGTAATTCGCCAGATGCTTTAAAGCTTATAGAAGCGTATGGAGCTGGTGGCGTTCGTGTTGGGTTATTATTAAGTTCTGCGGCAGGAAATGATTTAATGTTTGATGAAGCACTTTGTCAGCAAGGTAAAGGTTTTGGAAACAAAATCTGGAATGCCTATCGTTTGGTTGATGGATGGGAAGTTGATAAAAACATTTCACAACCAGAATCAAGTAAGATTGCTGTAGAATGGTATGAATCGAAATTTCAGAAGGCTTTAATTGAGATTGAAGACCATTTTAGTAAATATAGATTGAGTGATGCATTAATGACTACTTATAAGCTTATTTATGATGATTTTTGCGGATGGTTCTTAGAAATGATCAAACCAGGGTATCAACAACCAATTGATGCTAAAACTTTAAAAAGTGCTATTGCTATTTTTGAAGATAATTTAAAAATAGTACATCCTTTTATGCCGTTCTTAACGGAAGATATATGGCATTATATCACTGAAAGAACTCCAGAAGAAGCATTAATTGTTGCTAAATGGCCAGAATCTAAGCCAATTAATGCCGGGTTAATTGATGAATTTGAATTTGCTTCGGAAGTTATTTCTGGTATTAGAAATATTAGAAAACAAAAAAATATAGCTTTTAAAGATGCTATTGGCTTTTCGGTAATTAATAATGAAAAGAGTCATACAACATTCGATAGTATTATTTCTAAACTAGGAAACTTAGAAAGCATCGATTATGTGTCTGATGCTGTTGATGGTGCTTTAACTTACAGGGTAAAATCTAATGAATATTTTATACCTATGGCAGGTAGTATTGATGTTGAAGCTGAAATTAAAAAATTAACAGAAGAGCTAAATTATACAGAAGGTTTTTTGAAATCTGTACAAAAGAAACTTTCTAATGAACGTTTTGTTGCTGGAGCACCAGAACAAGTTGTTGCTAGTGAGAAGAAAAAAGAAGCTGATGCTTTGGCAAAAATTGAAACACTTAAAGCAAGTTTGTCGAGTTTGCATTAA
- a CDS encoding DUF1573 domain-containing protein: MKQLITILFIGLISLSVNAQGKVAKIEFKTDTIDYGTIEKGSNGVRVFEFTNTGDAPLIISKVSSSCGCTIPKKPKDPILPGKTGEIEVKYDTNRVNPIRKTITVISNADTPTVALKIKGLVVDSSKKSVLEKKDKSIVQQ, encoded by the coding sequence ATGAAACAATTAATTACAATTTTATTTATCGGATTAATCAGCCTATCTGTAAATGCACAAGGTAAGGTAGCTAAGATAGAATTTAAAACGGATACTATTGATTATGGTACTATTGAAAAAGGATCAAATGGTGTACGTGTTTTTGAATTTACAAATACTGGTGATGCACCGCTTATAATCTCTAAAGTGTCATCTAGTTGTGGTTGTACTATTCCAAAAAAACCAAAAGATCCTATTTTACCAGGAAAAACCGGAGAAATAGAGGTTAAATATGACACAAACAGAGTAAACCCTATTAGAAAAACGATTACTGTTATTTCTAATGCAGATACCCCTACTGTTGCTTTAAAAATTAAAGGCTTAGTAGTAGACTCAAGCAAAAAGAGTGTTTTAGAAAAGAAAGATAAAAGTATTGTTCAGCAATAA